A genomic region of Choristoneura fumiferana chromosome 17, NRCan_CFum_1, whole genome shotgun sequence contains the following coding sequences:
- the LOC141436705 gene encoding uncharacterized protein isoform X2, which translates to MKCQCQVFVIFYLDIPSHKNTMSTFFNLRVPLKETTVSHHPWERRIKDQYSGKIKTAHNSVNNPYYPEKKEKPNDKDRVKFTVIGNRVTEEFIYCVNLVKGLYTYRKKQLEPPVLRGVTSVEWPLVWNDLKLQYGGLAYCLSSQVAVLINDKILGGEKELKELIDTKYTYHLVLDYCKESIKQFASYINGSNRPCAYMHISINNKHIGTLIFMLYTDLAPYTCENFLRLCKVTKGGYSGTPIHRIVKDGWIQCGGFGLKDTKFYCENFIIPPDRRGVLCMANAGRHVECSTQFFVLLQPAPWMLHKYVAFGQLIDGESTLQKIEKVETWYESPLSKIEIYRTGILNLDCQDIMINRGAKEYIHSHIEDLIALGELLIEELMAKVFLEIERRETERELKEAEAAAAEEDKDELNVGDLHATERFMHKKPEDEKLDKNADQKSLKSTTAKGDPRQVEAQPSGSDNNAFDVSEYEPEEYSYQQVTPPGSASIIVKPEKPYYIELTDVPYPGEVSSEYDLKKFLKGDYCLESDLEITDPEKYNAVVHKLITYPSEVFHVSLDSVDSSQSSLESDEEQEIQRYLKINTDRVSFAGTIIRNIARGDAKHNLFGSPRKSELVTDEELRRVRIASTDGRTRAESFAKKVRIHPEVMAPSPKVKRRPTMFVRTPPTPLTSEVEVKRHSLLTRLFEENPFDDEELPTLKDYKARGSDGIPKNIMLTKSTHLGIVSEDQMDHYRRGLMPAEKDSYEEILTNREPGTKGPRKMSSGLVKTLEHTFHPKESTLRSIEYARFRPSLTVSEYQARNQKYKEELKNTAKNDADISESILN; encoded by the exons atgaaATGTCAGTGCCAGgtttttgtcattttctatCTCGATATTCCAAGTCACAAAAATACCATGTCgacgttttttaatttaagagtGCCGCTAAAGGAAACGACAGTATCACATCATCCTTGGGAAAGAAGAATAAAAGATCAATATTCAGGCAAAATAAAGACCGCCCATAACTCTGTGAACAATCCATACTACCCAGAAAAGAAGGAAAAACCTAATGATAAAGATCGGGTTAAGTTTACCGTGATTGGCAATAGAGTTACAGAGGAATTTATTTACTGTGTAAACTTGGTGAAAGGATTATAtacttacagaaaaaaacaattggaACCTCCAGTTTTACGAG GTGTAACAAGCGTTGAATGGCCCTTAGTGTGGAACGATTTGAAGCTACAATATGGTGGCCTGGCATATTGTTTGTCATCTCAAGTTGCAGTGTTGATTAACGATAAAATCCTTGGTGGAGAAAAGGAACTTAAAGAACTAATTGACACGAAATATACTTATCATTTAGTGTTAGATTATTGCAAGGAGAGTATCAAGCAATTTGCAAGTTATATCAATGGATCTAAT AGGCCTTGTGCTTACATGCACATATccataaataataaacacatCGGAACACTGATATTTATG ctCTATACGGATCTAGCTCCGTATACATGCGAGAACTTCCTGCGTCTTTGCAAAGTAACAAAAGGCGGTTACAGTGGTACTCCAATACATCGAATTGTCAAAGATGGCTGGATACAATGCGGAGGATTTGGACTCAAAGATACGAAGTTCTACTGCGAGAACTTTATAATACCTCCTGATAGGCGAGGCGTTCTTTGTATGGCTAATGCCGGCAG ACACGTGGAGTGTTCAACGCAATTTTTCGTATTGCTACAACCGGCTCCGTGGATGCTGCATAAGTATGTGGCCTTCGGTCAACTCATAGATGGCGAATCTACTCTGCAAAAAATCGAAAaagttgaaacttggtacgaatCGCCGTTatcaaaaattgaaatttatcgAACAGGCATTTTAAATTTAGACTGTCAAGATATTATGATAAACAGAGGAGCCAAGGAATATATCCATTCCCACATTGAAGATCTTATTGCTCTTGGAGAGCTGTTGATTGAG gAGCTGATGGCGAAAGTATTTTTAGAAATTGAGCGGCGGGAAACCGAGCGTGAATTGAAAGAAGCGGAAGCTGCAGCTGCTGAAGAAGATAAAGATGAATTAAACGTTGGTGATCTTCATGCCACTGAAAG GTTTATGCATAAGAAACCAGAAGACGAAAAGCTGGATAAGAATGCTGACCAAAAGTCACTTAAATCGACTACTGCCAAAGGTGATCCAAGGCAGGTCGAAGCGCAACCGTCAGGGAGCGACAACAACGCCTTTGATGTGTCGGAGTACGAACCTGAAGAGTATTCCTACCAGCAAGTCACCCCGCCTGGCTCAGCGAGCATTATCGTCAAGCCTGAAAAACCGTACTACATAGAACTAACCGATGTTCCGTATCCCGGTGAAGTTAGTTCCGAATATGACTTGAAAAA GTTCCTGAAAGGCGACTACTGTCTAGAAAGTGACTTGGAAATAACAGACCCAGAGAAGTATAATGCTGTTGTACATAAATTAATAACGTACCCATCGGAAGTTTTCCACGTGTCATTGGATTCCGTCGATTCATCAC AAAGTTCGTTAGAATCTGACGAAGAACAAGAAATCCAAAGATATTTAAA GATAAACACGGATCGAGTGAGCTTTGCTGGTACCATCATCCGAAATATAGCAAGAGGAGACGCTAAACACAACCTGTTTGGAAGCCCCAGAAA aTCGGAACTGGTAACTGACGAAGAACTCCGAAGAGTAAG AATAGCCTCAACGGATGGTCGCACCCGTGCTGAAAGCTTTGCAAA AAAGGTTCGCATACACCCAGAAGTGATGGCACCATCGCCGAAGGTAAAACGACGACCCACCATGTTTGTGAGAACTCCCCCTACCCCGCTCACCTCAGAGGTGGAGGTCAAACGGCATTCCTTACTGACACGTCTCTTTGAAGAAAACCCATTTGACGACGAGGAGTTGCCTACTTTGAAGGATTacaa gGCTCGCGGATCAGACGGTATACCAAAAAACATAATGCTGACGAAATCTACACACTTGGGTATAGTAAGCGAGGACCAAATGGACCATTACCGCCGTGGTTTAATGCCAGCAGAAAAAGATTCCTACGAGGAAATACTTACAAACAGGGAGCCCGGGACAAAAGGACCCCGAAAG ATGTCATCGGGCCTCGTGAAGACTTTAGAACACACTTTTCACCCGAAAGAGTCGACTCTAAGAAGTATCGAATATGCAAGATTCAGACCTTCACTTACTGTTAGCGAATACCAGGCGAGGAACCAGAAATATAAAGAGGAATTGAAGAATACCGCCAAAAATGATGCTGACATTTCCGaaagtatattaaattaa
- the LOC141436705 gene encoding uncharacterized protein isoform X1: MKCQCQVFVIFYLDIPSHKNTMSTFFNLRVPLKETTVSHHPWERRIKDQYSGKIKTAHNSVNNPYYPEKKEKPNDKDRVKFTVIGNRVTEEFIYCVNLVKGLYTYRKKQLEPPVLRGVTSVEWPLVWNDLKLQYGGLAYCLSSQVAVLINDKILGGEKELKELIDTKYTYHLVLDYCKESIKQFASYINGSNRPCAYMHISINNKHIGTLIFMLYTDLAPYTCENFLRLCKVTKGGYSGTPIHRIVKDGWIQCGGFGLKDTKFYCENFIIPPDRRGVLCMANAGRHVECSTQFFVLLQPAPWMLHKYVAFGQLIDGESTLQKIEKVETWYESPLSKIEIYRTGILNLDCQDIMINRGAKEYIHSHIEDLIALGELLIEELMAKVFLEIERRETERELKEAEAAAAEEDKDELNVGDLHATERFMHKKPEDEKLDKNADQKSLKSTTAKGDPRQVEAQPSGSDNNAFDVSEYEPEEYSYQQVTPPGSASIIVKPEKPYYIELTDVPYPGEVSSEYDLKKFLKGDYCLESDLEITDPEKYNAVVHKLITYPSEVFHVSLDSVDSSQSSLESDEEQEIQRYLKINTDRVSFAGTIIRNIARGDAKHNLFGSPRKSELVTDEELRRVRIASTDGRTRAESFAKKVSISIPIEEFKAVHKEIKRRQTGFVRPADLEKVHIINKTSSLEFDEDGLAARKVRIHPEVMAPSPKVKRRPTMFVRTPPTPLTSEVEVKRHSLLTRLFEENPFDDEELPTLKDYKARGSDGIPKNIMLTKSTHLGIVSEDQMDHYRRGLMPAEKDSYEEILTNREPGTKGPRKMSSGLVKTLEHTFHPKESTLRSIEYARFRPSLTVSEYQARNQKYKEELKNTAKNDADISESILN; this comes from the exons atgaaATGTCAGTGCCAGgtttttgtcattttctatCTCGATATTCCAAGTCACAAAAATACCATGTCgacgttttttaatttaagagtGCCGCTAAAGGAAACGACAGTATCACATCATCCTTGGGAAAGAAGAATAAAAGATCAATATTCAGGCAAAATAAAGACCGCCCATAACTCTGTGAACAATCCATACTACCCAGAAAAGAAGGAAAAACCTAATGATAAAGATCGGGTTAAGTTTACCGTGATTGGCAATAGAGTTACAGAGGAATTTATTTACTGTGTAAACTTGGTGAAAGGATTATAtacttacagaaaaaaacaattggaACCTCCAGTTTTACGAG GTGTAACAAGCGTTGAATGGCCCTTAGTGTGGAACGATTTGAAGCTACAATATGGTGGCCTGGCATATTGTTTGTCATCTCAAGTTGCAGTGTTGATTAACGATAAAATCCTTGGTGGAGAAAAGGAACTTAAAGAACTAATTGACACGAAATATACTTATCATTTAGTGTTAGATTATTGCAAGGAGAGTATCAAGCAATTTGCAAGTTATATCAATGGATCTAAT AGGCCTTGTGCTTACATGCACATATccataaataataaacacatCGGAACACTGATATTTATG ctCTATACGGATCTAGCTCCGTATACATGCGAGAACTTCCTGCGTCTTTGCAAAGTAACAAAAGGCGGTTACAGTGGTACTCCAATACATCGAATTGTCAAAGATGGCTGGATACAATGCGGAGGATTTGGACTCAAAGATACGAAGTTCTACTGCGAGAACTTTATAATACCTCCTGATAGGCGAGGCGTTCTTTGTATGGCTAATGCCGGCAG ACACGTGGAGTGTTCAACGCAATTTTTCGTATTGCTACAACCGGCTCCGTGGATGCTGCATAAGTATGTGGCCTTCGGTCAACTCATAGATGGCGAATCTACTCTGCAAAAAATCGAAAaagttgaaacttggtacgaatCGCCGTTatcaaaaattgaaatttatcgAACAGGCATTTTAAATTTAGACTGTCAAGATATTATGATAAACAGAGGAGCCAAGGAATATATCCATTCCCACATTGAAGATCTTATTGCTCTTGGAGAGCTGTTGATTGAG gAGCTGATGGCGAAAGTATTTTTAGAAATTGAGCGGCGGGAAACCGAGCGTGAATTGAAAGAAGCGGAAGCTGCAGCTGCTGAAGAAGATAAAGATGAATTAAACGTTGGTGATCTTCATGCCACTGAAAG GTTTATGCATAAGAAACCAGAAGACGAAAAGCTGGATAAGAATGCTGACCAAAAGTCACTTAAATCGACTACTGCCAAAGGTGATCCAAGGCAGGTCGAAGCGCAACCGTCAGGGAGCGACAACAACGCCTTTGATGTGTCGGAGTACGAACCTGAAGAGTATTCCTACCAGCAAGTCACCCCGCCTGGCTCAGCGAGCATTATCGTCAAGCCTGAAAAACCGTACTACATAGAACTAACCGATGTTCCGTATCCCGGTGAAGTTAGTTCCGAATATGACTTGAAAAA GTTCCTGAAAGGCGACTACTGTCTAGAAAGTGACTTGGAAATAACAGACCCAGAGAAGTATAATGCTGTTGTACATAAATTAATAACGTACCCATCGGAAGTTTTCCACGTGTCATTGGATTCCGTCGATTCATCAC AAAGTTCGTTAGAATCTGACGAAGAACAAGAAATCCAAAGATATTTAAA GATAAACACGGATCGAGTGAGCTTTGCTGGTACCATCATCCGAAATATAGCAAGAGGAGACGCTAAACACAACCTGTTTGGAAGCCCCAGAAA aTCGGAACTGGTAACTGACGAAGAACTCCGAAGAGTAAG AATAGCCTCAACGGATGGTCGCACCCGTGCTGAAAGCTTTGCAAA gaaagtGTCAATTTCTATACCGATAGAAGAGTTTAAAGCTGTGCATAAAGAAATAAAACGGAGGCAAACGGGTTTCGTCCGCCCAGCCGACTTGGAAAAGGTCCATATCATTAATAAGACGTCTTCGTTGGAATTTGACGAAGATGGTTTAGCAGCaag AAAGGTTCGCATACACCCAGAAGTGATGGCACCATCGCCGAAGGTAAAACGACGACCCACCATGTTTGTGAGAACTCCCCCTACCCCGCTCACCTCAGAGGTGGAGGTCAAACGGCATTCCTTACTGACACGTCTCTTTGAAGAAAACCCATTTGACGACGAGGAGTTGCCTACTTTGAAGGATTacaa gGCTCGCGGATCAGACGGTATACCAAAAAACATAATGCTGACGAAATCTACACACTTGGGTATAGTAAGCGAGGACCAAATGGACCATTACCGCCGTGGTTTAATGCCAGCAGAAAAAGATTCCTACGAGGAAATACTTACAAACAGGGAGCCCGGGACAAAAGGACCCCGAAAG ATGTCATCGGGCCTCGTGAAGACTTTAGAACACACTTTTCACCCGAAAGAGTCGACTCTAAGAAGTATCGAATATGCAAGATTCAGACCTTCACTTACTGTTAGCGAATACCAGGCGAGGAACCAGAAATATAAAGAGGAATTGAAGAATACCGCCAAAAATGATGCTGACATTTCCGaaagtatattaaattaa
- the LOC141436704 gene encoding HEAT repeat-containing protein 6, with protein MGTSSPRNFSIISSELCNLLYVKPYDREKINLLIDELNSKPYKSELFVRKQDAVIILTALCLNIKPMDDVLAAKTSHLIHSILTKQNLQFDSEYLQKVVFWHIQCLKMCSNMVISDILHSLQCVLQISPQAGQKFMEQLIGCQGALNSFIDTSKCNLANIQNQLHLSLSALKCFCSLTFIAEESRTEQANFSQELKEQISELIVNFLLNVSIKTQDEYQYCKVVITALRVLSQIYFNDQNINVPLPELMGISRYFLVYGLVVQGSKPEKLMPAQQTIAAVPYTTNRNPKGGKKQKLRKQRNNAIESLKKEIPVSDRSLMKEVENFDSSSTYKPASENYLEPQKAKTYWVLTSDSDASDVESSREAKLFALKSRVRQSASNLLLVLIKITEKRDMFGYWWALLPDAPEVDHWVATDAAKKTLAYCAVTDPTSNNRASVLSVVLALLSGSRMYLTQAEVSKKDTASFIPFSVSLGYIITCMHKVLTGILDSERSHAVILVALKCSAALVQATPYFKMNHGLISELVRSSRKFLVHKDITLQVGALITMGCVLSVDPKVDEILKAIEKDSVSTKPSNELKDNKTISEECDDFEEGYSDDEMFIAVEQNCEEITKEDTHYFKSWILDICFKNLGWAFKDNEVIKCKPSAIPVILESLQVLSAIAFHHMPDLIHLHLTLLADVLYEMLQHEHQDVTLQAAKTTSIIGDAIQKLELTNESPPVHQCVYMWQKLLTPLSSVLQCHANPQCKAVVCDCIANIGERSFKELPRHLQVLCCTLLVGSCSDEEATVRAAAVRALAMTVMFQTLREDIGFVSDCGENILRALAEPSLVVRTKAAWALGNLSDALVLNIDDPEIDDIDDRLLVRLLEVSVRCAGDNDKVKMSAMRGLGNILRLIKQDNLKRDPQLKTLCEEAIGKLLDCACKVSNMKVRWNACYALGNAMRNDDLFTCFSGWQSQVFSNLCTLTRECKNLKVRINAAVALRAPSLRTQYGEHYSLVWRGVLAAMENAANVDDFTEYKHKDNLIEQLSVTLAHLCCQLKESDLTEILDPLVFHCDCAKSLLAQLCHKLPPENTSCLKILEAAKYVTVDLTAANDTQSQSLSILQDIFIWDM; from the exons ATGGGTACAAGTTCACCTCGCAATTTTTCGATTATTAGTAGTGAACTCTGCAATCTTCTTTATGTAAAACCATACGATAGAGAAAAGATAAACCTACTTATTGATGAGCTTAATTCAAAACCATATAAGTCTGAGttatttgtaagaaaacaa gATGCTGTGATCATATTAACTGCACTGTGCTTAAACATAAAACCTATGGATGATGTGTTAGCTGCAAAAACATCACATTTGATACATAGTATTTTAACCAAACAAAATTTGCAATTTGACTCGGAATACTTGCAAAAGGTAGTGTTCTGGCATATCCAGTGCTTGAAAATGTGCTCTAATATGGTGATATCTGATATTCTGCATAGTTTGCAGTGTGTTCTACAAATTAGCCCTCAAGCTGGTCAAAag TTTATGGAACAATTAATAGGCTGCCAAGGGGCTTTGAATAGTTTCATTGACACAAGTAAATGCAACTTAGCAAATATTCAAAACCAGCTCCACCTCAGTCTCAGTGCTCTGAAATGCTTCTGTTCATTGACATTTATTGCTGAAGAAAGTAGAACTGAACAAGCAAATTTCAGTCAAGAATTAAAAGAACAAATCTCTGAATTaattgtaaactttttattgaatGTTTCTATCAAAACACAAGATGAATATCAGTATTGTAAA GTTGTTATAACAGCATTAAGGGTATTGTCACAAATATATTTCAATGATCAGAATATCAATGTTCCATTGCCGGAACTTATGGGTATCTCGCGATATTTCTTGGTCTATGGACTGGTGGTGCAGGGCTCAAAACCAGAGAAGTTAATGCCAGCCCAACAGACTATTGCAGCGGTACCTTATACAACTAATCGTAATCCAAAAGGTGGCAAG AAACAAAAACTTAGAAAGCAAAGAAACAATGCCATTGaaagtttaaagaaagaaataccaGTGTCAGATCGAAGTTTAATGAAGGAAGTCGAAAACTTTGATAGTAGTTCCACATACAAGCCAGCTAGTGAGAACTATTTAGAACCACAAAAAGCTAAGACTTACTGGGTCCTTACCAGTGATTCTGATGCTTCTGATGTTGAGAGCAGCAGAGAAGCCAAGTTATTTGCATTGAAATCTAGAGTACGACAAAGTGCTTCAAACCTTCTGCTTGTATTGATAAAA ATAACTGAAAAGCGAGACATGTTTGGATACTGGTGGGCTCTATTACCTGATGCCCCAGAAGTAGACCACTGGGTTGCTACTGATGCTGCAAAAAAGACTCTAGCTTACTGTGCTGTTACTGACCCCACATCTAATAATAGAGCTAGTGTGCTCAGTGTTGTACTAGCTTTACTTTCTGGATCAAGGATGTATCTTACACAGGCTGAAGTCAG CAAAAAGGATACTGCATCATTCATACCATTCTCAGTATCCCTGGGTTACATTATCACTTGCATGCACAAAGTTCTAACTGGTATACTGGACAGTGAGCGAAGTCACGCCGTTATCTTAGTCGCGCTGAAGTGCAGCGCGGCGCTTGTGCAAGCCACaccttattttaaaatgaacCATGGTCTCATAAGTGAACTCGTTAGATCTTCTAGAAAGTTTTTAGTGCATAAGG ACATAACATTACAAGTTGGTGCACTTATTACAATGGGTTGTGTTCTCTCTGTAGACCCTAAAGTGGATGAGATATTAAAAGCCATTGAAAAAGATTCTGTTTCTACCAAACCTAGTAATGAACTTAAGGATAATAAAACAATCAGTGAAGAATGTGATGACTTTGAAGAGGGTTATTCGGACGACGAAATGTTTATTGCAGTTGAACAGAATTGTGAAGAGATTACCAAGGAAGATACACATTACTTCAAGAGCTGGATTTTAGATATATGTTTCAAAAATTTGGGCTGGGCTTTCAAAGACAATGAAGTAATT AAATGCAAGCCGTCAGCTATCCCAGTGATACTAGAATCTCTCCAAGTGTTGTCAGCTATAGCGTTTCACCACATGCCCGATTTAATTCATTTGCATCTAACGCTTTTAGCTGATGTCCTTTACGAAATGCTGCAACATGAGCACCAAGATGTTACACTCCAAGCAGCTAAGACTACAAGTATTATAGGGGACGCTATACAAAAACTAG AGCTAACAAACGAGTCGCCACCTGTGCATCAATGCGTTTACATGTGGCAAAAACTACTAACGCCTTTGTCGTCTGTGCTGCAATGTCACGCCAATCCGCAATGCAAGGCGGTAGTGTGCGACTGCATCGCGAACATCGGCGAGCGATCTTTCAAGGAACTGCCG CGGCATCTACAAGTGCTGTGTTGCACTCTACTGGTGGGTTCGTGCAGCGATGAGGAGGCTACAGTGCGCGCGGCCGCGGTCCGAGCCCTCGCCATGACTGTCATGTTCCAAACGCTCAGAGAA gATATTGGTTTTGTCAGTGACTGCGGTGAGAATATTTTGCGCGCATTGGCTGAACCTTCTCTTGTGGTGCGAACAAAAGCCGCTTGGGCCTTGGGAAACCTAAGCGACGCGCTTGTTTTGAATAT AGATGATCCAGAGATAGATGACATCGACGACCGACTCCTAGTGCGTTTGCTGGAGGTCAGCGTGCGTTGCGCCGGCGATAACGATAAG GTTAAAATGAGCGCAATGCGCGGACTTGGCAACATACTGCGTCTAATAAAGCAAGACAACCTGAAACGTGATCCCCAGCTAAAAACATTGTGCGAGGAAGCGATAGGGAAGCTTCTAGATTGCGCGTGCAAAGTGAGCAACATGAAGGTTCGCTGGAACGCCTGTTATGCGCTGGGCAATGCTATGAGAAATGATGACTTGTTCACCTGTTTCAGTGGCTGGCAG AGTCAAGTGTTCTCAAACCTCTGCACTCTGACGCGCGAGTGTAAGAATCTGAAAGTGCGGATCAACGCTGCGGTGGCTTTACGGGCACCGTCGTTGAGAACTCAGTACGGGGAGCATTATTCTCTTGTGTGGCGAGGAGTGCTGGCGGCCATGGAAAATGCCGCTAACGTGGATGACTTCACAGAGTACAAGCATAAGGATAATCTTATTGAACAG TTGAGCGTAACTCTAGCCCACCTGTGCTGCCAGCTAAAGGAATCCGATTTAACCGAGATCTTGGACCCTCTAGTTTTCCATTGCGACTGCGCCAAGTCTCTGCTTGCTCAGTTATGTCACAAGCTTCCCCCAGAGAATACATCGTGCCTGAAGATTCTAGAGGCTGCCAAGTATGTGACAGTAGATTTGACAGCTGCTAATGATACGCAATCTCAGTCGTTGAGCATTTTACAGGACATTTTCATTTGGGATATGTGA